From Scleropages formosus chromosome 9, fSclFor1.1, whole genome shotgun sequence, one genomic window encodes:
- the prdm14 gene encoding PR domain zinc finger protein 14: MSFLSSNPMGKEQSFLMESFKGNPGRVLAYYPTPVPGPHFMDVLRTTRGVFSPLRSLGRLVSDTPATLPFSFGGLPSIFNHSDHQPPVRPEPVCSVAGVSYVNRVQADRQGMFSRPKEPSPRETGQVRESLQDVNTQMSDMSVRPSSSPPRDSLICPLSSGLMLEKRSTYSFSEEDLVMVLYGYCKNQEQNCGHAISGVAFPDSTGPDNQLSLMDPEALELPEGLSILQTQYGGVAHFGVFAKEGIIPKGTRFGPFRGRLVNTSEIKIYDDNTLMWEIFENGRLSHFVDGRGTCGNWMSAVKCARFPEEQNLLAVQSRGQIFYEACKEIQPKQELLVWYGDCYMQFLGIPLTLKELVDEGQDPGPTEDSGEGFKCERCGKVFAYRYYREKHLKYTRCVDQGDRKFPCSLCNRSFEKRDRLRIHILHVHEKHRPHKCSVCGKSFSQSSSLNKHMRVHSGERPYKCVYCNKAFTASSILRTHIRQHSGEKPFKCKHCGKAFASHAAHDSHVRRTHARDASHSCDICGSAFREPQELRLHIKSHKERPPSEAPLPPAAPASFLVTRECPRAAQRPTGDLNPRSGTPARTADYKHWN; encoded by the exons ATGTCCTTCTTGTCAAGCAATCCTATGGGGAAGGAGCAGAGTTTCCTTATGGAATCTTTCAAAGGAAACCCAGGCAGGGTATTGGCTTACTACCCCACCCCGGTACCTGGGCCTCACTTCATGGATGTCCTCAGGACCACTCGCGGTGTCTTCAGTCCCCTCAGGTCCCTGGGACGCCTGGTTTCGGACACTCCGGCCACCCTGCCCTTTAGCTTCGGCGGTCTTCCGTCCATCTTCAACCATAGCGATCACCAGCCACCCGTCCGCCCCGAGCCAGTGTGCAGCGTGGCGGGGGTCTCCTACGTGAACAGAGTCCAGGCTGACCGACAGGGCATGTTCTCCAGGCCCAAAGAGCCCAGTCCCAGAGAGACAGGACAAGTAAGGGAGTCTTTGCAGGACGTAAACACCCAAATGAGCGACATGTCTGTCCGCCCATCCTCCTCTCCGCCGAGGGACAGTCTCATCTGTCCACTCAGCTCAGGCCTGATGTTGGAGAAAAGGAGCACGTACAGCTTCAGTGAGGAGGACCTTGTCATGGTGCTCTATGGCTACTGCAAGAACCaggagcagaactgtggtcatGCCATCTCTGGAGTTGCGTTCCCCGACAGCACAG GCCCTGATAATCAGCTGAGTCTGATGGATCCAGAGGCCCTTGAATTACCGGAAG gGCTGTCCATTCTCCAGACACAGTATGGGGGTGTCGCTCATTTTGGGGTCTTCGCAAAGGAAGGCATCATTCCCAAAGGCACCAGATTCGGGCCGTTCCGCGGAAGGTTGGTGAACACCAGTGAGATCAAGATATATGACGATAACACGCTCATGTGGGAG ATCTTTGAGAACGGCCGTCTCAGCCACTTTGTGGACGGCAGGGGCACCTGCGGAAACTGGATGTCCGCGGTGAAGTGCGCCCGCTTCCCTGAGGAGCAGAACCTCCTGGCAGTCCAGAGCCGCGGTCAGATCTTCTACGAGGCGTGCAAAGAGATCCAACCCAAGCAAGAGCTCCTCGTCTGGTACGGGGACTGTTACATGCAGTTCCTGGGGATCCCGCTCACGCTGAAGGAGTTGGTGGATGAAGGCCAGGACCCAGGTCCCACTGAAG ACTCCGGCGAGGGATTTAAGTGTGAGCGCTGCGGCAAGGTGTTCGCCTACAGGTACTACCGGGAGAAACACCTCAAGTACACGCGCTGCGTGGACCAGGGCGACCGCAAGTTCCCGTGCAGCCTGTGTAACAGGTCCTTCGAGAAGCGCGACAGACTGCGAATCCACATCCTGCACGTGCACGAGAAGCACAGACCCCACAAG tgctcCGTGTGCGGGAAGAGCTTCTCTCAGTCGTCCAGCCTGAACAAACACATGCGCGTGCACTCGGGCGAGCGCCCCTACAAGTGCGTCTACTGCAACAAG GCGTTCACTGCCTCCAGCATCCTGCGGACCCACATCAGGCAGCACTCGGGTGAGAAACCCTTCAAGTGCAAACACTGCGGGAAAGCGTTCGCGTCCCACGCGGCCCACGACAGCCACGTGCGGCGCACACACGCCCGAGACGCGTCGCACTCGTGCGACATCTGCGGCAGCGCGTTTCGGGAACCGCAGGAGCTGCGACTGCACATCAAGTCCCACAAAG AGAGGCCCCCGTCAGAAGCCCCACTTCCACCCGCGGCTCCTGCGAGCTTCCTCGTTACCCGCGAGTGTCCGAGAGCGGCGCAAAGACCCACGGGAGACTTGAACCCCCGTAGCGGGACCCCCGCGCGCACCGCCGACTACAAACACTGGAATTAA